The Acidobacteriota bacterium sequence GGGGCGCGTAATGGGTTTGATCATCATTGTGGACGGGCTATCCGAAGCCTGGGTTCCGAAATTGGTTGGCAGATTGCGCGATCAAAATTCGACTTATACCAAAGGCTTTGCGCTGATGATTGGCTTGGCGCTGTTTGGCGCGCTGGCTATTTCCTTGTTGCCCAGAAAACCCAAACACGCAGATGCTTGACGATGCAATCCAGCTTCGAGCTATGACCTCCGCCGATATTCCGGTGGGCTTAAGTTTGTGCCGAATCGCTCGATGGAATCAGGTCGAACGCGATTGGGAATTGTTTCTGCGACTTACTCCCGGCGATTGTCGTGTTGCTGTCAAAGCCGGGCAAGTCGTTGGCACAGTGACGACGGTCAGTTATCAAAACGTTTTCAGTTGGATCGGCATGGTGTTGGTTGACCCGGCAGAGCGGCGGCAGGGAATCGGCACGAAACTGCTGAACGAAGCTTTGAATGTGTTGAAAGATCAACCGCTGATTGGCTTGGACGCTACGCCCGCTGGCCGCGAAGTGTATTTGAAGCTGGGCTTTGTGGATGAATGCCGATTGAGCCGAATGGAAGCTGTTGTTTCCGGTTTTTCGCAGGACGAAAATAACCCGGCGAGGCGAATGGCCGAAGCGGATTTGCCGAAGGTGTTTGCGCTGGACAAAAACGTGTTTGGCGCCGACCGTAGCCTATTGCTGCAACGGATGTTTGCTGGAGCGCGGGAATTGGCCTGGGTTTTGCTGAGGGAACAAAGGATTATTGGTTTTACGTTCGGCAGACACGGATTCAATTTTGAGCAGCTTGGGCCAATCGTTGCGGAAAATGTTCAAACGGCGACGCATTTGGTTATGACTTGTTTGGCGGAACAGTCTGGAAAGCGATTTCTTGTTGATGCCGCACATCACGACGCAGAGTGGTTGCGATGGCTGGAATCTGTAGGCTTCAAAGAGCAGCGGCCTTTCGTTCGGATGTTTCGCGGTGAGGGCCGCAGGCCAGGATTGCCCGAAAAGCAGTTTGCGATTTTGGGGCCTGAATTTGGCTAACAATGCTGATCGAAACCGAGGAACAATTGGAAGCGCAATTGGCTAAGCCCAACGAGCGCGACGTGGCGTTGATGCAGCGGCTCACAGGCAATGTGATGGTGCTGGGCGCGGGCGGCAAAATGGGTCCATCGCTGGCGAAACGCTGCAAACAAGCTATCGAAATTGCAGGCGCGGCGAAGCGTGTGATTGCAGTTTCACGCTTTTCTTCCGCTGACGCGCAAGCTGAGTTGGAAGCAGCGGGCGTTGAAACCATCTCCTGTGACCTGCTCGACCGCGACGAAGTTGACCGGCTGCCTGATTGCGAAAACGTTTTGTATCTGGCAGGCAGAAAATTCGGATCGGCGGATCGAAGCGATTTGACCTGGGCGAGCAACACTGTGGTTCCAGCGTATGCCGCGCATCGTTACAGGGCAGCGCGCATCGTGGTGTTTTCGACCGGCAATGTGTACCCATTCGTCAATGTGGCGAGCGGAGGTTCTGTTGAAGGCGATGAACTCGCTCCACGTGGCGAA is a genomic window containing:
- a CDS encoding GNAT family N-acetyltransferase — protein: MLDDAIQLRAMTSADIPVGLSLCRIARWNQVERDWELFLRLTPGDCRVAVKAGQVVGTVTTVSYQNVFSWIGMVLVDPAERRQGIGTKLLNEALNVLKDQPLIGLDATPAGREVYLKLGFVDECRLSRMEAVVSGFSQDENNPARRMAEADLPKVFALDKNVFGADRSLLLQRMFAGARELAWVLLREQRIIGFTFGRHGFNFEQLGPIVAENVQTATHLVMTCLAEQSGKRFLVDAAHHDAEWLRWLESVGFKEQRPFVRMFRGEGRRPGLPEKQFAILGPEFG